A window of Pieris rapae chromosome 22, ilPieRapa1.1, whole genome shotgun sequence genomic DNA:
gttATAATTGCAGGATGAAATTGAAGGACTAAAGAGATTGCTTACGGAGACTCTTGGAAGACAAGATGGAGTTAAACAGGATTGGCTTATTGAAGACACAATTGGTatgttttttaagtttcttcAAATATCAGTACAATAAAATGGGGTAAAGCATAAAGTAAAGGTGggtgaatataaaataaggtaGTTCTTGGAATAAAATTACACAGATGCATGTATCTTTGGTTTTAAATAGCTGACTGAAAGAACTCACAGTCTCACTTGTTCACAGTCACAATTAAGAAAATGATTGTTATAACCAATATTTTAtggttatttctttttttgcagTGGtctgtaatgtaatatataaatcattttagCCTTTACTGTAAtctataataactatttagagagcaattaagaatattatattattaagaagctttataaatattttaattgtttttaagttttcaaaAGATTTAAGTCTGTActtatatatgaattatatgtTGTTATGTTAAGACAAGGTTCAGAATTGTTAGTGTAAGATACCAAGAACAAAAACAGACCATTTTTGAATCTCTGCCTAAatgattactttaattttcagGAAACTGGTGGCGTCCAAACTTTGAACCACCACAGTATCCCTACATTCCACCCCACATAACTAAACCTAAAGAACATAAACGTCTCTTTTTAGTGCAGTTACAGGATAGGGCATTATTTGCTGTACCCAAGAACTATAAATTAGTTGCTGCTCCTCTATTTGAGTTATATGATAATGCTCAGGGATATGGGCCAATTATTTCCTCCCTTTCACAAAGTTTATGTAGGTTCAactttgtttatatgtaattatcaCTTAGTAACGTTAGCTGTCATCCACGTGACAGTTGACAGGTCTATATTGTCAAGAGTAATGCATCTATAAAAGTGGTCTCTGTTGATCTCGGTTATTCTTGTATGcacttattttattgtgaagTGTAGTGTGATTTCACAACTCAAGCTTACACAATATTTAGGTCTAGGGAAAACTATGATAAAGCCAACTTTATAGAGAACATTACCTTGCCAATTAACTTGTTAGTactaagattttaacttttgAACCAATACTTTTACTGCAAGAGTTCATctgtttaatttcattaaaaaatctactgGCTTATGTTCACAGGCATTTTAACCTTATTCTTTTTAACAatcgtttaaaatatacatcttTAAAATCGTCATTATAAAGCTTAAGGCTTTCGTCCCTGAATCATACCCTAAGGGTATAAAGAAGAAGAATATTACAATTGGGTtttgaaaaacattattgCTATAGTGAAAatgcttaatatatatatttaagcatatttatatatggagTATATTCCAGTTGAATATGTAACAAGAgtttaatttgacatttaaaccattgtttaaaaattgtaaagctGTTAAAAAGTTAGTGAACTGGAGCCCAAATTTATGTAAAGGCATACACAAGTATGAGGTATTGTGTAAGTCTATTCATATTGTATTGTCATATTAGTGTAAGCAACATTGACATATGGAATAAATTGTGTGTTTCATTTGTACGTCAAGACAGAAGAAAGAagattgtattagtattaagttatCGAAGactgattttaaaagtaattttaagagAACTTACTTACTACTAACTTAGGCCTTAAAGGCATTTTATATGAACATAACATGGctgtgtttaaaattaatattaagagcACTCTGCCTCAAAGATTTCATACAATCATAAAATAGcagattgtttttaaaataaaaatattaagtcaaCTCTGTCTTAAGGACAAACAATAGAGGCTGAATTatagtttttctattttattactagtaatatatatatacttaagttgtgtatttatacaaaaagcCACGAGACTAGTGTATTTATAGATACGTATGTGTTGCGtctgaattgttttatttactctcAACTAACACAACAAATACTCTTCAGGTCAGGAATTATTTGGGCAAGCATCTGACGGAAACCATCGAAAGtttactgatttattattaatatctatattgATGCGAATAGTTCTTTGTTcagtattttatacatttagttctatttatataaaaatttattgcagTTAGTGCCACATTTCCATCTTTACACACTGTGTTATTTATTGCCTATCGTGATAAGAacaaatagatatttattaagaagacGGTGCCCCGTGATTGATCTTATGATAATTTGATATTGATTGTCTTGAGACTTCTAAGTCGCTTTGCCACTCGCGGATTTACTGATAGCAgcgccattttgaaatgtttgtaTACTGTGACCGACGGTAATTTTGGAGTTCTGTGGGTCATTggcgaaattaaataatgagtCTCTTTCATCTACGATGGGCTGAGGACATGAGGACTGAATTCTATGCAACATACCTACACCGACACTAGTAAGGCTATTGACCTTATCTaccacattttttattgtagatCTTTTGATCTACAATTCTACAGTATCTGAACTTTTCCATGGGCATTCATGGGTTATTGTTTAGGTGATGAGACTTGaagttacttaaaaaataggcCACAACTGGTAAAAATACGACGGTATGTTTGTAATGGCCAGTCTATACCTTTATGGGTCTACCACAAGGCTCGCACTTAGGGCCTTTATTCTTTATCATATTTGTTAATGATTCGCATCCAGTTTAAAGtgcaattttaaaatgtacactgatgaatgaaaattatacCAACACATGCAGGGTTCGGTTGGGTTGGAGTCGTTTGTAAAATCGAAGACGATGCGGGACATTTATATGTCGCAACCATAATGCATTGCACGTGGTCTAAGATCCGGCTGCAGGATTAGTGAgctaatcttttttttatgtataacttGGTGAATATATATCTACCAAAttgcctatcaaaatttggccgatattatttttaattgatttttgggATAATATATTTGGAGATAATATGGAATAGGTCGAGACTTGCGTACtccatataaaattttcagtaCGTGTAAGTATATGTACTATTTTGAGCATAGTTTATATCAAAATCGGGAATATGAAACAGCTCAGTAAGACGTTGTATGGTGTAagtcaaaatctgtttctaataaacaaattaactgctgttttgttttgctatatttatttttatatgtagccTGGgagagatttatttaataaataattataaagtgtaGTTTTGTAGCAAttcacatacatttttaacgaacaaatatacaaaactacaatacttaataataatgcaaattTTAAAGTCTTATAAATCgataaaacaacataaaaatatcaataaaagttACTTGCAATTGTGTTACATTACTCAATATACTGTAATGTTTCTGGTACTACTATTGATTCAAATGTGTAATGGACTATGGCGGAATGGAATTatccattataatataaataataaagattatggTGAGTGacgacgattttttttattaacgagGCAAATGGGCAGCAGGCTgacacctgatgttaagtgccgCCCACAGACATATTGCCAGAAGGTTAGAATTCctctaattttttaatattataaaattagtagCCTATAGGTTCGCTTCGCCGCGCCGTCAACCTAACGTATGCACGTAACCAAAGCGTATCAGCAGCGGGCATCTCCTGTAGGCAGGGATGTCAGACGTACCAACTTCTTGGTAAACATACTAGTTTTTAGCCCATTTAGTACCATGTACCAAGACTGGCCATACCATGAATCGTTACTTTTTTCTGcggaaaagttttttttgagGTTGTAAATCATATTTTGGAGCTAAGACGACTAGACGATCGAAGTGTCAGTGTGTagcagtgttttttttttttattttttttttaaaggaatctcgctgttggcctttacagctcagcacgggctgtttggcgagcttagctcagccggaaCGTGTAGCAGTGTCAGTTCCGGCGTGGTTTATATACCAGCGTTGGCAGCGCCGCAGCGGAGCACAGGCGTACCAGTTTTTCGTTTTCAATACCAGCTTTCAGCCAGCTCGGTACAAGGATTTCTGAGTGGCAGTCTAACATCCCTGCCTGTAGGTCAACTCGGCTACATGCTGCGCTTTATTGTGTGCAGATGAATTTGCATTAGGTATGATCTAAATTAGAAAAACATCGATATTGACTTCAATGTCATATTCGAAAGCCCAACATAGTTGATATTTACCGAAAAATGATTTTGCATTAATAATtgacaaagaaattaaatacttacagtGAAACGGTTCGAAATTTAGtaagaaacaaattattacatattacgatattttttatcgaatGACTGAATGTAATTTTGCTAGAGAAGAACcttttaagctatttatttgttgataAAGAGTAGTGAGGATGCGTGAGAGAGTAAGAGCGAGCGAGATTACGAAGAACGAACATAGTGAACGACTGGTTCAGAACAGTTCGACATTGAATGAATACGTgtttagaatattaataaaccagATTCGTGGATGCGTTCATAGAAGACTTGAATTTTTTCGTAAGATGCACTGATTGTGACGAGGCCGTAAGCTAACATTGATTTTCGATTCCGTTAAACCGATATTTTTCGTATAGCAACATCGATGTTTTTGCTTGCAACATCATCATGAAGCATCCCTAATTCACATGAGAATTCGATTTCGTGTCCTACGGATGCCGCATGTTGCTGCCGTGAACCATGCACGCCCTGTTAGGTCACGCCCTTACAAAACGCTCAGTGTGGAACGGCGGGTGTCGAGATGATATGGGTAGTGTTAAGTATTCCCTAGTCCTTGATAAAACTCAACAGCGGGTATTACAAATGCCCCATGACTAAGCGAATAACTAGTTTAAGCtcatattaatgatttaagaCCTCCACTCGCAAGATGAAATTATGTCGACATTATCAAAATTGCAAGAGGAAATCTGTTTGAAATTCTTCATGACACCGTCTTATAACATGACAAATGAGAAgatattgtatataagtaACCCAGATAAGCTTAAAACCTGCTCATCCCCAGAATATGATTTTTCTAAAGATGTTGTAGTAAGTATTTTGCCAAAAAGCAATGCTACATTAacacagaaaatttatttttatccatttaatatgtacttgATTTAAGTTTTGAAATTACGAAATTCTTACGTCCTTCTAACCCTAAATAAGATAGATACTTAAATATCTCACTAAAacactattattttatcaaccaAAAGAATTATGTTAAGACTTCTATCTTTCCAGTACTTGCCGATCggatataaatgtataaatcaaAAAGATATTGCCAGATTGGTTATTGATATGATACGAGCCAGTATTGAGAATTCTGGTAAGTTTCCAAATTAATAATCGGAATAAAAAGTAGGTACTTATTAGCTTTGTGGAGTATCTATCTAATACCTAATTCACAGTTTTGCTTGCttgcttaaaaaatacaagtacctaggtacatttttattgttgaaCTTTTTGTAACATATAGAATAGTAGGTAGTTATGCTTAcaatgtgtaagatttggaacccttttaagtcaaaaaataattgtttatatttatattatttactattatactgatggatttcaataaataacaaacttaTAGGTAATCTTTTGCACAATGGGCCGATCGTATTGCCTGaaactaaacaataaaaaccgCACAAACATATCTGTCCCATGCTTGAGGCTTGGATATGCTTTCGTTGGTTATACAGATACTGGCAAACTTCTTGAGTATTTAGCAATGGAGTGGGGAGTTTGCGCAACGTATCGCAGCGCGGGACAAACGTCAACTGATTTAACCAATCACGCAATCGACATGTCACTCTACCGCCCCCCCGCCCCCCTGCCCTTGATACTTAAAAATCGCTTCTGCGTAGATAAGGACATTTGTTAAAGGAGTTTGACGGTATCTGTAACTAATGGTACATACTTTGACTTGACTTGTTTTCAGTATCGCCAGTGAATAGCTACGATCTTGTTAGACGAACGAACGAATTTgaggtgattttttttttattattacagtcaaagtttaaatttaaaacacattattttgtttgaaaatatgttaatattatttgttataccctGTCCATCAGGGCTAATAATACCCCGTAACCAAAATTTTGTTTCCTTACAAAACCAGAATttaagcaaaaataatatgtgaGACTCTAAGAAGCCCCGaaacattttaacatatattataatggtaATTCCATGAAGTTAGCCAAGAAGAAAGCCGCCCACGCAACTTAGGCGTAaacatagttaaaaaaattacgcaaaacggaccgAATTTGAGTCCACCTACCTAcctagttaaatattttggttAAAATCTAACTTTGGTTTAAAGCAAAGACTACTaacagcagtgttggcctagtctcatcagcgtgcgactctcatacctgaggtcgtaggttcgatcccgggctgtgcaccaatggagtttctttctatgtgcgcatttaacatttgctcgaacggtgaaggaaaacatcgtgaggaagtcgacatgtcttagacccgaaaagtcgacgacgtgttggcactggagactgatcacctactttcctaatagatttaaatataatcatgaaatagattcagaaatctgaggccaagacctaaaagaggtggtagcgccactgatttacaGACTACTAAGTTTTTGTTGACGCATATGTTCGTCTTTTATTTAGGAATCAAACAGACAATCTCTTATGTCGACAATAGatcgtaattatataaattcacaTTACTATGAAGAATGTGGTGAATCAAAAACGCCTAAAAGACGAAGCGGTGTTATATCAAAATTGACAGAAGAGAAtctgaattattataaagacaAAGTGTGGCCGCTGGGTATCGTTATGTATGGAATAGAGGAGGATTTAcgtaagtattatatattttaaatcattaattaatgcaccgtttttaagtacttttttcatttacatGTCATTTCTTGCATGCAATTTTTGCGTGCcaatatcttaagattttaacttacaccagtttttataataaataaaaagctatttaatatgtttttaaaatagacatgtgtattttaatattatttgtatgattttatttacttactttatttggtttattttgattatcaaatatgagtgtaaagagcgaagagattgcattctatccgtcgccaaaaatggattgttttCTATCTGATCTAAGATAGAAAAGAATTCGAGATTGTGGATTGATTATTAGGTTCGGTCGTTATAGCAAgcttcttattattatttttcttttttttttctaggtGGCACACTTGATCACAATGTTCTATCATTCTCTATGGCCTCCATAGAACTGTCAACATGTGTCGTATTCCAAGAAATAAGTTATGATGATGATCTGTCacctaaaaatgttgtatggTTCAGCAAACATGGGCAAGATATTCCATTGTTTGGATTTCAAGAGGGAAACCGGGTAATTTCCTTTTGAAgtcattatttagtttttatttagttaattatatttttttgacacaAATATAAGGTTTATTCGATCAGAAAGAGTCACCGACACGAAACTCTTATACAGTATTATGATTAGTCagatagacatattatttagaagaacagaataattatattcattctACGTTAGCATGGAATCGATTAATTGTTGACCATTTTGTGTCACGTGACTTATGTATGATATCATTCATATAATATCAAGaaagtaatgtttatttagtagtttttttacaaattacaagTTATTTAACCCATTTAAAGCATTTTTCGGATAAAGCTCATTAACACATTTGATACtatgaaaaataacatattgttAAGATGGGTTGACTGAAATGTTTCTCGATTTCTCCACAAATACCGTAAGGTAGAAGTAATATTCTAGAGTGAGCTTTCTATGTGTAAGACAAGGGCAGAATGATGCGTGAAAGAGAGGAGATATAGGAACGTTGTCCAGGCTAAACTAAACATTCTAATAGCGTTCTTAGAATTGTGCGAAATAGATCAAAGTGTACTCGAACATCGTTCTAGACTATTCCCAAGGATATATAAGCGGGATCCGTTAAATTAGTTTCAATTGCGATTCCAAGATGCACATCGAAGATAGA
This region includes:
- the LOC110998860 gene encoding cleavage and polyadenylation specificity factor subunit 5, whose amino-acid sequence is MAAVQAKPQWPVRPGIQHQNSQNAASLTLNRSINLYPLTNYTFGTKEPLFEKDASVPARFQRMREEFTKIGMRRSVEGVLLVHEHGLPHVLLLQLGTAFFKLPGGELNPGEDEIEGLKRLLTETLGRQDGVKQDWLIEDTIGNWWRPNFEPPQYPYIPPHITKPKEHKRLFLVQLQDRALFAVPKNYKLVAAPLFELYDNAQGYGPIISSLSQSLCRFNFVYM
- the LOC110998863 gene encoding astacin-like metalloprotease toxin 1; translation: MSTLSKLQEEICLKFFMTPSYNMTNEKILYISNPDKLKTCSSPEYDFSKDVVYLPIGYKCINQKDIARLVIDMIRASIENSVSPVNSYDLVRRTNEFEESNRQSLMSTIDRNYINSHYYEECGESKTPKRRSGVISKLTEENLNYYKDKVWPLGIVMYGIEEDLRGTLDHNVLSFSMASIELSTCVVFQEISYDDDLSPKNVVWFSKHGQDIPLFGFQEGNRTLKLSSIVKGVPGHKGHTINNLMRILGIHMTSNRYDRDNYVTINWNKVEMGKEHYLEKAPEASWLAHIPYGFDSVTHAPANYMCNTCELGATTVQPIQDHLWQRTMSMGHKTVLTDADIETVNIIYSEECRGRFGNHDILTIQ